One stretch of Oncorhynchus keta strain PuntledgeMale-10-30-2019 chromosome 18, Oket_V2, whole genome shotgun sequence DNA includes these proteins:
- the LOC118397045 gene encoding gastrula zinc finger protein XlCGF17.1-like isoform X3, translated as MKDEEGEITVTLEEDEEEKTGVLINTSKYRERRDYRGSSGEPQQPHDADKAEKTLSRSEHVKKPQQRSTGKRTHCCSDCGKRFTTSSGIKIHQRIHTGEKPHGCDQCGKSFTQLSSLILHQRTHTGVKPYSCDECGKSFTQLSSLISHQRTHTGEKPYSCSECGKSFTQLSSLISHQRTHTGEKPYSCDECGKMFTRSSNLTLHQRIHTGEKPFSCTQCGKSFTKLSNLISHQRIHTGEKPYSCDQCGKSFVQSSYLKIHQRRHTGDKPFNCTQCGKSFILSSLLTVHQRTHTGEKSYSCNQCVKSFATSGQLTIHQRTHTQ; from the coding sequence gagagagacgggactACCGTGggtcctctggggagcctcaacaacctcATGATGCTGACAAAGCAGAGAAGActctctccagatcagaacacgTCAAGAAACCCCAGCAGAGATCCACAGGGAAGAGAactcactgctgctctgactgtgggaagagattcaccacctcatcaggcattaaaattcatcagagaatccacacaggagagaaacctcacggctgtgatcaatgtgggaagagttttactcagctAAGCAGCCTGATAttgcaccagagaacacacacaggcgtGAAACCGTACAGCTGTGatgaatgtgggaagagttttactcagctAAGCAGCctgatatcacaccagagaacacacacaggcgagaaaccttatagctgttctgaatgtgggaagagttttactcagctAAGCAGCctgatatcacaccagagaacacacacaggagagaaaccttatagctgtgatgaATGTGGGAAGATGTTTACTAGGTCTAGCAatctgactctacaccagagaatacatacaggagagaaacctttcagctgtactcaatgtgggaagagttttactaagCTAAGCAACCTcatatcacaccagagaatacacacaggagagaaaccctatagctgtgatcaatgtgggaagagttttgttcaATCTAGCTATCTGAAGATACACCAGAGAAGACACACAGGAGATAAACCTTTTAACTgtactcaatgtgggaagagttttattTTATCTAGCCTTCTGacagtacaccagagaacacacacaggagagaaatcttatagctgtaatcaatgtgTGAAGAGTTTTGCTACATCTGGGCAGCTGAcaatacaccagagaacacacacacaatag